One region of Drosophila sechellia strain sech25 chromosome 4, ASM438219v1, whole genome shotgun sequence genomic DNA includes:
- the LOC6620122 gene encoding putative dual specificity tyrosine-phosphorylation-regulated kinase 3 homolog isoform X2, translating to MINQNSTHTGIAQNNPEKPNRHPYRDSGLQYFTRCFEPLAMINDSKEDLPTQPSSNIANYTGDIQILPIFDCCEISESIQAISLPIVTSPSKTTDVPGLYLRTISENSKSKSEPECESIILVKESSAMENQTILFHEQIIMSGQQKCELQEKPKVLVVSPQQVMILYMNKLTPYERTEILTYPQIYFIGANAKKRPGVYGPNNSEYDNEQGAYIHVPHDHVAYRYEMLKIIGKGSFGQVIKAYDHKTHEHVALKIVRNEKRFHRQAQEEIRILHHLRRHDKYNTMNIIHMFDYFTFRNHTCITFELLSINLYELIKKNGFKGFSLQLVRKFAHSLLQCLDALYKNDIIHCDMKPENVLLKQQGRSGIKVIDFGSSCFENQRIYTYIQSRFYRAPEVILGGKYGRAIDMWSLGCILAELLSGHALFPGENESDQLACIIEVLGMPNKNILASSKRSKSFFSPKGYPRYCTVRTMSDGMVVLIGGQSRRGKQRGPPCSKSLSKALDGCKDPLFLNFIRGCLEWDADKRLTPSEALKHPWLRRRLPRPPSSSSGCGGVSGLCPSRNESPVTGQNRNFAAEITTSSTSATSISLTIKKENSHSSLRLHHGAVAETDFKLKKSVPEGSSTATKEPMMNSDILLESFRQATVVSPRMPSKHSADSGGMSCLSGVDVGPSRYYPYMNNNENNSLFSSSLNSSVNSLSHLEQATKLDALGEYSASTTPNLLSKNTGCSFNSGSMNIDVAQESLVNIASNYALDKSIDIIGKSNVSLHTNKLKVQSKDM from the exons ATGATTAACCAAAATTCCACACATACTGGTATCGCTCAAAATAATCCTGAAAAACCAAACCGTCATCCATATCGGGACAGTGGATTACAATATTTCACCCGATGCTTTGAACCATTGGCAATGATTAATGATAGTAAAGAAGACTTGCCCACGCAGCCATCAAGTAATATTGCCAATTACACTGGAGATATTCAAATTTTACCCATTTTCGATTGCTGCGAAATTTCGGAGTCTATTCAAG ctATATCGTTACCCATTGTAACATCTCCATCAAAGACAACAGATGTTCCGGGGTTGTATTTGCGTACGATTTCGGAAAATTCTAAATCAAAGTCGGAACCCGAATGTGAATCGATAATTTTAGTCAAAGAATCTTCTGCAATGGAAAACCAAACGATTTTATTTCACGAGCAAATTATTATGTCTGGCCAACAAAAATGTGAATTACAGGAGAAACCGAAGGTTCTGGTCGTTTCCCCACAACAAGTAATgattttatatatgaataaacTAACTCCATACGAGCGAACAGAAATACTAACTTATccgcaaatatattttattggcGCCAACGCTAAAAAGCGCCCAGGAGTCTATGGCCCAAATAATTCTGAATACGACAATGAACAAGGTGCTTACATCCATGTACCGCATGATCACGTAGCATATCGGTATGAAATGTTAAAGATAATCGGAAAAGGTAGCTTTGGACAGGTCATTAAAGCGTATGATCATAAAACTCACGAACATGTTGCCTTAAAAATAGTGCGCAATGAAAAGCGGTTTCACCGCCAGGCCCAAGAGGAAATTCGCATTCTTCATCATTTACGGCGTCACGATAAATATAATACTATGAACATCATACACATGTTTGATTACTTTACTTTCCGCAATCATACATGCATTACATTTGAGCTGCTCAGCATAAATCTTTACGaattaattaagaaaaatGGATTTAAAGGCTTCAGTTTGCAGCTGGTGCGAAAGTTTGCACATTCTTTGCTACAATGTTTGGATGCACTTTataaaaatgatattattCATTGCGATATGAAACCAGAAAATGTTCTACTGAAGCAACAAGGACGTTCTGGTATAAAG GTAATTGACTTTGGGTCGTCTTGCTTCGAGAACCAGcgtatatacacatacatcCAGTCACGTTTTTATCGCGCTCCAGAGGTAATTTTGGGGGGGAAATATGGCAGAGCTATCGACATGTGGTCGTTGGGTTGTATTTTAGCAGAGCTGCTTTCAGGCCATGCATTGTTTCCTGGTGAAAACGAAAGCGATCAGTTGGCTTGCATTATTGAAGTTTTAGGAATGcccaataaaaatatactagCCAGCTCGAAGAGGTCAAAATCGTTTTTCAGTCCAAAGGGGTATCCTCGATATTGTACTGTTCGAACCATGTCTGATGGAATGGTGGTCCTAATCGGCGGACAGTCACGTCGTGGAAAACAAAGGGGCCCGCCATGTTCAAAAAGCTTATCTAAGGCGCTGGATGGATGCAAAGATCCCCTCTTTCTTAATTTTATACGTGGATGCCTTGAATGGGATGCAGACAAGCGATTAACACCTTCAGAGGCTCTAAAACATCCATGGCTTCGCCGTCGCTTACCGAGACCGCCAAGTAGCTCAAGTGGCTGTGGTGGGGTGAGTGGATTATGTCCTAGTAGAAACGAATCCCCAGTTACAG GGCAAAATAGGAACTTCGCAGCAGAAATAACTACATCATCAACGTCTGCTACATCTATATCTTTAAcgattaaaaaggaaaacagccaTTCCAGTCTTCGTCTCCACCATGGTGCTGTTGCAGAAACGGATTTCAAACTTAAAAAATCCGTTCCAGAGGGATCATCAACCGCAACAAAAGAACCTATGATGAACAGTGATATTCTTCTAGAAAGTTTTAGACAAGCAACCGTTGTATCACCACGTATGCCATCAAAACATTCTGCTGACTCCGGCGGAATGAGTTGTCTTAGCGGTGTGGATGTGGGGCCATCGAGATATTATCCGTATATGAATAACAATGAAAATAACA gttTATTCTCAAGCTCGTTAAACAGCTCGGTCAACTCATTGTCACATTTGGAGCAAGCCACAAAATTAGATGCTTTGGGAGAATACTCGGCGTCAACAACACCAAATTTACTATCGAAAAATACTGGCTGCTCGTTTAACTCAGGTTCTATGAACATCGATGTTGCACAAGAGTCTTTGGTTAATATAGCTAGTAATTACGCATTGGATAAGTCTATTGACATTATTGGAAAATCAAATGTGTCGCTTCATAcgaataaattaaaagtacAATCGAAGGATATGTAG
- the LOC6620122 gene encoding putative dual specificity tyrosine-phosphorylation-regulated kinase 3 homolog isoform X1 yields the protein MVGSQEKKNNHIELSETHMIDKNSAYTTENNLNTTPLENIQLSKSLSPPTSLPQIQIPMINQNSTHTGIAQNNPEKPNRHPYRDSGLQYFTRCFEPLAMINDSKEDLPTQPSSNIANYTGDIQILPIFDCCEISESIQAISLPIVTSPSKTTDVPGLYLRTISENSKSKSEPECESIILVKESSAMENQTILFHEQIIMSGQQKCELQEKPKVLVVSPQQVMILYMNKLTPYERTEILTYPQIYFIGANAKKRPGVYGPNNSEYDNEQGAYIHVPHDHVAYRYEMLKIIGKGSFGQVIKAYDHKTHEHVALKIVRNEKRFHRQAQEEIRILHHLRRHDKYNTMNIIHMFDYFTFRNHTCITFELLSINLYELIKKNGFKGFSLQLVRKFAHSLLQCLDALYKNDIIHCDMKPENVLLKQQGRSGIKVIDFGSSCFENQRIYTYIQSRFYRAPEVILGGKYGRAIDMWSLGCILAELLSGHALFPGENESDQLACIIEVLGMPNKNILASSKRSKSFFSPKGYPRYCTVRTMSDGMVVLIGGQSRRGKQRGPPCSKSLSKALDGCKDPLFLNFIRGCLEWDADKRLTPSEALKHPWLRRRLPRPPSSSSGCGGVSGLCPSRNESPVTGQNRNFAAEITTSSTSATSISLTIKKENSHSSLRLHHGAVAETDFKLKKSVPEGSSTATKEPMMNSDILLESFRQATVVSPRMPSKHSADSGGMSCLSGVDVGPSRYYPYMNNNENNSLFSSSLNSSVNSLSHLEQATKLDALGEYSASTTPNLLSKNTGCSFNSGSMNIDVAQESLVNIASNYALDKSIDIIGKSNVSLHTNKLKVQSKDM from the exons ATGGTCGGTTctcaagaaaaaaaaaacaatcataTCGAATTATCTGAAACACATATGATAGACAAAAATAGCGCATATACAactgaaaataatttaaacacAACCCCTCTGGAAAACATACAACTCTCAAAATCACTTTCCCCTCCTACATCATTACCTCAGATACAAATTCCGATGATTAACCAAAATTCCACACATACTGGTATCGCTCAAAATAATCCTGAAAAACCAAACCGTCATCCATATCGGGACAGTGGATTACAATATTTCACCCGATGCTTTGAACCATTGGCAATGATTAATGATAGTAAAGAAGACTTGCCCACGCAGCCATCAAGTAATATTGCCAATTACACTGGAGATATTCAAATTTTACCCATTTTCGATTGCTGCGAAATTTCGGAGTCTATTCAAG ctATATCGTTACCCATTGTAACATCTCCATCAAAGACAACAGATGTTCCGGGGTTGTATTTGCGTACGATTTCGGAAAATTCTAAATCAAAGTCGGAACCCGAATGTGAATCGATAATTTTAGTCAAAGAATCTTCTGCAATGGAAAACCAAACGATTTTATTTCACGAGCAAATTATTATGTCTGGCCAACAAAAATGTGAATTACAGGAGAAACCGAAGGTTCTGGTCGTTTCCCCACAACAAGTAATgattttatatatgaataaacTAACTCCATACGAGCGAACAGAAATACTAACTTATccgcaaatatattttattggcGCCAACGCTAAAAAGCGCCCAGGAGTCTATGGCCCAAATAATTCTGAATACGACAATGAACAAGGTGCTTACATCCATGTACCGCATGATCACGTAGCATATCGGTATGAAATGTTAAAGATAATCGGAAAAGGTAGCTTTGGACAGGTCATTAAAGCGTATGATCATAAAACTCACGAACATGTTGCCTTAAAAATAGTGCGCAATGAAAAGCGGTTTCACCGCCAGGCCCAAGAGGAAATTCGCATTCTTCATCATTTACGGCGTCACGATAAATATAATACTATGAACATCATACACATGTTTGATTACTTTACTTTCCGCAATCATACATGCATTACATTTGAGCTGCTCAGCATAAATCTTTACGaattaattaagaaaaatGGATTTAAAGGCTTCAGTTTGCAGCTGGTGCGAAAGTTTGCACATTCTTTGCTACAATGTTTGGATGCACTTTataaaaatgatattattCATTGCGATATGAAACCAGAAAATGTTCTACTGAAGCAACAAGGACGTTCTGGTATAAAG GTAATTGACTTTGGGTCGTCTTGCTTCGAGAACCAGcgtatatacacatacatcCAGTCACGTTTTTATCGCGCTCCAGAGGTAATTTTGGGGGGGAAATATGGCAGAGCTATCGACATGTGGTCGTTGGGTTGTATTTTAGCAGAGCTGCTTTCAGGCCATGCATTGTTTCCTGGTGAAAACGAAAGCGATCAGTTGGCTTGCATTATTGAAGTTTTAGGAATGcccaataaaaatatactagCCAGCTCGAAGAGGTCAAAATCGTTTTTCAGTCCAAAGGGGTATCCTCGATATTGTACTGTTCGAACCATGTCTGATGGAATGGTGGTCCTAATCGGCGGACAGTCACGTCGTGGAAAACAAAGGGGCCCGCCATGTTCAAAAAGCTTATCTAAGGCGCTGGATGGATGCAAAGATCCCCTCTTTCTTAATTTTATACGTGGATGCCTTGAATGGGATGCAGACAAGCGATTAACACCTTCAGAGGCTCTAAAACATCCATGGCTTCGCCGTCGCTTACCGAGACCGCCAAGTAGCTCAAGTGGCTGTGGTGGGGTGAGTGGATTATGTCCTAGTAGAAACGAATCCCCAGTTACAG GGCAAAATAGGAACTTCGCAGCAGAAATAACTACATCATCAACGTCTGCTACATCTATATCTTTAAcgattaaaaaggaaaacagccaTTCCAGTCTTCGTCTCCACCATGGTGCTGTTGCAGAAACGGATTTCAAACTTAAAAAATCCGTTCCAGAGGGATCATCAACCGCAACAAAAGAACCTATGATGAACAGTGATATTCTTCTAGAAAGTTTTAGACAAGCAACCGTTGTATCACCACGTATGCCATCAAAACATTCTGCTGACTCCGGCGGAATGAGTTGTCTTAGCGGTGTGGATGTGGGGCCATCGAGATATTATCCGTATATGAATAACAATGAAAATAACA gttTATTCTCAAGCTCGTTAAACAGCTCGGTCAACTCATTGTCACATTTGGAGCAAGCCACAAAATTAGATGCTTTGGGAGAATACTCGGCGTCAACAACACCAAATTTACTATCGAAAAATACTGGCTGCTCGTTTAACTCAGGTTCTATGAACATCGATGTTGCACAAGAGTCTTTGGTTAATATAGCTAGTAATTACGCATTGGATAAGTCTATTGACATTATTGGAAAATCAAATGTGTCGCTTCATAcgaataaattaaaagtacAATCGAAGGATATGTAG